TCTGACCAGACATCTTCTCAAATCGGTCAACGCTCATGACAAAAGTACCCCGACCAGCAGTCAAACTCCGCAAATGCTTGAGATACCCGACCATCTCCTTGAGCGGCACTTTTGCAACAATTGTGCGCGACCGAGTCGCAGCAACCGGAATTTCTGGACCTACAGAAGGCGTCTCGAACGGGTCCGGTGGCGCATAAACGCGACTGTGATCAATGGGCGGTAGCGCCTCTTCTTCGAGTGCGAACGCAGAAGTCGACGACGCGTCCGTTCCAGAGAGAGGTACCTCCTCGTCCAGTGAGATGATGTGTCCACCTCGTGAGGAGGAAAGATCATGCACGACGGAGCCGAGACTCGCCTCGTCGGTGCTGATAATCACATTCATCACCGGCTCCATCATTACTGTCCCCGCGCCAAACTGCACATCCTGCAGCGCGGCGGCGGTGGCTTGGCGTGCGGCAGATGAGAGGGCCGAGGTGGTTGTTTCGTTGCCGAAGAGGTCGGCGGCCGGGTCGATTGTTAGTGTGATGCGCGTATTATGCATTGGGAAGGTAAATTGAGGCCCGCGTGCGAGCGCCGCCACGGCTCCATTTTGCACCGCTGTGCGGAACGTGACGAGATCCATGCCTGGTGGGAGGAATGGGCTAGTTTCTTCTTCGCTACGGGAGCAGCGATCAATTTGTAGACCGGGGGCGCGGACGATAATCTGGTTGCCGTCGTAGGTTTCGACGAGTAGCGTTTCTTGGTCTACCTCTTGGGATTCAGTATCTTCGTCCAGTGGCTCCGCGACTGCCGTGCAACCTGCTTTACCCTTCCGCCCGGCGATTTCCTTGTCGAAGAGTTTGGATATTGGGCTGGAGGTGCCAAGTGCGAATTCTCGGTAGCCGATCTCGATGCGGCCCATTGTAGCCTTGGCTTTGAGATCGTTGATTAGTCGGTCACGGGCAATTTCGAGATGCAGCTCGCCCATGCCGCTTAAAAGTGTCTGGCCTGACTCTTCGTCTATATTGACGTGGAGACTGGGATCTTCACGAAGGAGGAGTGCGAGTGACTCTTTCATGCGTTTCTCTTCGCTTAGGCTGTGCGGTTCAACGCTGGTGAAGAACACTGGTGGTGGAACAGCAATTGGCCGGAGTTGGAGACTGGCAAGTGGCTCCGGGGGAGTGGCTCTGTTCCCCGCGTAGGACACAAGGGTATCGCCTGTCCGGGTTTGTTTGAGCCCGACTACGACTCCGATGTGCCCGGCAGGAATCGAGTCCACTTCCACGGCATCGTTGGCGTACATCTTCAGCAAACGTGGGGCACGTTCGGAAAGCTGCAGATTTGTGTTGAAGAGAAGGCTGTTGCGATCTAACGAGCCGGAATATACCCGTATGTAGACTAGGACTCCGCGCTTTGCGTCGTTAACCACTTTGAACGCCAGTGCACAGCTTTGAAGTTTGCTGATTGCATCTTTTGAGCTGGTCTGCAAGGACAAGTTTTTCTTCTTGGGTTGTTTCCCTTTAGATGGCACGAAAGCCTTCTCGCTCTGCTCCACAATTAAATCTCCTGACAGTAGGTCCCGAAGACCTCCTTTGACACCGGCAATGCTCACTTCTGGGTCGGGAGCTTCGGGTGGACTCGGGAGAAGATTCACGATGGAATCTAGCAATGGCTGAACTCCCATATTCCGGAAACTGGCACCTGCAAACAGAGGGACAATCCGACTTGTCTGGTCCAACACGCACCGGCGCAAGCTCTCGATGATATCCGCTGATGAGACCGCGAGATGATCTTCGTCACATTCAAAGAACTTCTCAACGATGTCTTCGTCATGCTCACTTAGAAGCTCGATCAAGGCGATTCGTGCCCGCCGCAGCTCTGCGGCTAGGGTCGGCTCCTCTGCCTCTAATTGCGTAAGGTCGGCCACTTTCACAGTGCGGCCATCCTCACCTTCCTTCCATCGTAGTCCTTGGAGATGGATTACATCTGCTACCCCAGTAAAGGGGCCATTGCCTCTTTCGAACCAGGGTATCTGGCATACTGCTGGATAGACACCCAAGCGGGAGCTTACCTCTCGCACCGTTCTACCAAATGCCGCTCCATCACGATCCAGCTTATTCACATAAATGACCCGAGGAATTTGATATGTGTTTGCCTGGTTCCAAACCTTCTCTGTCTGCGCTTCGACACCAGCAACACCATCCAAGATGCAGACGGCGCCGTCGAGGATGCGCAGAGAGCGCATGACTTCGAATGTAAAGTCTGCATGGCCGGGGGTATCAATCAGATTGATAGTATGAGGGTAAGCAGACCGCGGAGTTGGCTCATTCTGCACCCCAGCCTGGGGGCCTGACGCTTCACGCACCTCTCCAGGAGGCCAATGGAAGGTAATGGCGGCTGACTGAATAGTGATGCCGCGTGCGCGCTCGGCTGGAAGGAAATCGGTCACTGTTGAGCCTTCGTCCACATCGCCAATGCGCCGTGTGAAGCCGCTGTAGAATAACATGCGCTCCGTGGTAGTAGTTTTGCCTGCATCGATGTGGGCGATAATCCCGATGTTCCGGGTCCGGTCCAGAGCTCCATTCTGGCATGCAGATGTCGTGGAAATCCGTTGGAGCTGTCTGTAATTGGAGCGAAGACCTTTCAGAGAGGAACATGCATTTTTACACTTAACATTGCTCGAGGTCTTGTATAGATTGGAGCTCATACAGCGCACCCCGAGGGGAAAACGCAACAACGGAGTCACGACCATTCCAAGAGGAAACGATCATGTAGATTGGAACAAAAATATAGGAGATTGTGTTGGACTTGGCATTGGGCTGTATGCTATTGATATTGGTACAGTTGAAGATCAAGCTCCAGAGCAAAATAAATTAGACCGCAAAGCGGACTGGGGATCGCGTGGCTTGGCGCATGCATTCCTCCATACGTGACTGTCTCCGACACCTACAAAGTATCTCTCTTCAACTACTCAGGTCTTTTTACTCATACCCTTGCTGtcttttgctttctttgctATGTCAATTTAACTAATCCCAGCTATTCTCTCGTTTTGAAGCTGCACGAGGTATGTCCTTGAGTGCCTTAAAGCTGGCTGGTCGTTGCTGTGGGGGGTCCGATCTTCCGCCGTTTAATACTGACGCCTGCCATGACCAGCCACTCCCCCTTGTCAGCGACGATACTCCTTACATCGGCCTTCAACCAAGATGGACTACTCTACCATCTCTACCGATCCAGATCATCCCACTGGTACTTCACCCTGGGGTTCACCGCGTGTTGAACGAGGCACCTTCCCCACTTCCAACATTGACATCCCGACCTCCCCTTTACCCGGCCAGGAGCAATCACCGGACGTTGGCAGGGGCCGCATTGCTGAACCACAATCTCCAGACCTCTCTGTACAACTGCAGAGCGCACAATTAGGAGACCCGGACTATCCCGAGCATCCTCCATTCGGTGTGCACCATTCTCCAAATGTTCACCAACAGCCATCTCCTATACCCGCACAATACCAGATCGGAGCACGACAAGACCTACGGCCTCCAGCCCCCGTCTATAAGATCCAAGCAAAAATTACTGGTCTAGAGAGGACGGGAAAGAAAGACCCAATTCTGCGTTTCGACGTGCATGTAGGTTTGCCCCTTCGAGTATTTTGCGGCAATGTTATAGCTAATTCCTGCTTGCTTTGGAAACAGACCAATGTCCCCAAGTTCCGCACGACCCAATACCGGGATGTGCGTCGAACCCATTCCGAATTTATCAAGCTCGCAGACCACCTAGTCTCCGCCAACCCAGAAGCTCTGGTCCCTGCCGTGCCATCACCAGTGACACCGGCCGGCGCAGGCACTGAGGAGGACGAGATTCGCATAAAATCGGCAATTCAGAGATGGCTCAATGTTGTGCTAAGCAATGAGGTCCTCATCCAAGACGACGAGGTTGTGCTGTTCGTGGAGAGCGACTTTGGTTACAGCCCCGTGCTGCGGATGAAGCAGCCGGCAACAGGCGTGCGACGGAAGATGTTGAAGCAATTCGCGCCGCCTCCAG
Above is a window of Penicillium digitatum chromosome 2, complete sequence DNA encoding:
- a CDS encoding Translation elongation factor G2, putative, coding for MSSNLYKTSSNVKCKNACSSLKGLRSNYRQLQRISTTSACQNGALDRTRNIGIIAHIDAGKTTTTERMLFYSGFTRRIGDVDEGSTVTDFLPAERARGITIQSAAITFHWPPGEVREASGPQAGVQNEPTPRSAYPHTINLIDTPGHADFTFEVMRSLRILDGAVCILDGVAGVEAQTEKVWNQANTYQIPRVIYVNKLDRDGAAFGRTVREVSSRLGVYPAVCQIPWFERGNGPFTGVADVIHLQGLRWKEGEDGRTVKVADLTQLEAEEPTLAAELRRARIALIELLSEHDEDIVEKFFECDEDHLAVSSADIIESLRRCVLDQTSRIVPLFAGASFRNMGVQPLLDSIVNLLPSPPEAPDPEVSIAGVKGGLRDLLSGDLIVEQSEKAFVPSKGKQPKKKNLSLQTSSKDAISKLQSCALAFKVVNDAKRGVLVYIRVYSGSLDRNSLLFNTNLQLSERAPRLLKMYANDAVEVDSIPAGHIGVVVGLKQTRTGDTLVSYAGNRATPPEPLASLQLRPIAVPPPVFFTSVEPHSLSEEKRMKESLALLLREDPSLHVNIDEESGQTLLSGMGELHLEIARDRLINDLKAKATMGRIEIGYREFALGTSSPISKLFDKEIAGRKGKAGCTAVAEPLDEDTESQEVDQETLLVETYDGNQIIVRAPGLQIDRCSRSEEETSPFLPPGMDLVTFRTAVQNGAVAALARGPQFTFPMHNTRITLTIDPAADLFGNETTTSALSSAARQATAAALQDVQFGAGTVMMEPVMNVIISTDEASLGSVVHDLSSSRGGHIISLDEEVPLSGTDASSTSAFALEEEALPPIDHSRVYAPPDPFETPSVGPEIPVAATRSRTIVAKVPLKEMVGYLKHLRSLTAGRGTFVMSVDRFEKMSGQRQKAVLAELRCGF